From the Lentimicrobium sp. L6 genome, one window contains:
- a CDS encoding PAS domain-containing hybrid sensor histidine kinase/response regulator: protein MSTADFFKYLTPIIYWALILVWAYIFVFYFKKTRALASSDKLLRLLLIILALDAFRSLFESLYFGAWYTSLSGLIPIGVFNYLAQPQNVFFPKIINLITALVILMLLIRKWLKTEIAQKNDINDLVNSQNAELVRNNKKLIEAKEDAEEGERKLKRAIMASPFPIMIHADDGEVITINEAWTELTGYSHAEIPTIYDWTKKAYGQKSKNIKDYIDNLYHLNKKVEEGEYEILTTKGNKIVWDFSSSPLGIFNDGRRLVISMAKDITEKKNADVLLAQNMDQLKKAKEKAEESERLKSAFLANMSHEIRTPMNGILGFAELLKEPNLSGEEQKKYIGIIEKSGGRMLNIINDIVNISKLEAGLMEVENHQSNINEQIEYIYTFFKPEVEEKGLHLSFKNELENSESIINTDREKVFAILTNLVKNAIKYSEEGSIEFGYKVKKDKAISKMEFYVKDTGIGIPKERQKAIFERFIQADISNRFAIQGAGLGLSISKAYVELLGGEIWVESDGEHAKKGSTFYFTLPIQKSQIIEESDKNETTTAKHLNINKRLNILIVEDDKESEELITISVRKLAKNIYYARTGTEAVMACVKNSEIDLVLMDIQLPEINGYEATKQIREFNKEIIIIAQTAYAIQGDKEKFISIGCNDYISKPIKANDLRQMIIKHMKK from the coding sequence ATGAGCACAGCCGACTTTTTCAAATATCTAACACCTATTATTTATTGGGCGCTCATATTGGTTTGGGCATATATATTTGTGTTCTATTTTAAGAAAACTAGAGCCCTAGCGTCATCAGATAAATTACTGAGGCTATTGTTGATTATTTTAGCACTAGATGCATTTCGGTCTCTTTTTGAAAGCCTTTACTTTGGTGCTTGGTATACTTCACTCTCAGGTCTTATACCTATTGGTGTTTTCAATTATTTAGCCCAACCTCAAAATGTTTTTTTCCCAAAAATCATTAATTTAATCACCGCTTTGGTTATTCTCATGTTATTAATTAGAAAATGGCTAAAAACTGAAATCGCTCAAAAAAATGACATCAATGATTTGGTGAATTCACAAAACGCAGAACTCGTCAGAAATAATAAAAAATTGATAGAAGCTAAAGAAGATGCCGAAGAAGGGGAAAGAAAATTAAAGCGAGCTATTATGGCATCACCCTTTCCAATTATGATTCATGCAGACGATGGCGAGGTGATTACCATAAACGAAGCTTGGACGGAATTAACAGGATATTCACATGCTGAAATCCCAACGATTTATGATTGGACAAAAAAAGCCTATGGGCAAAAAAGCAAAAACATTAAAGATTATATTGACAATCTATACCATCTAAATAAAAAAGTGGAGGAGGGGGAGTATGAAATCTTGACCACCAAAGGAAATAAAATTGTATGGGATTTTAGTTCTTCACCTTTAGGAATATTTAATGATGGCAGAAGGCTTGTTATTTCTATGGCTAAGGACATTACTGAAAAGAAAAATGCAGATGTTTTATTAGCCCAAAATATGGACCAGCTTAAAAAAGCAAAAGAAAAAGCGGAAGAAAGCGAAAGGTTAAAATCAGCATTTTTGGCCAATATGAGCCATGAAATACGTACTCCAATGAATGGTATTCTTGGTTTTGCAGAATTACTTAAAGAACCTAACCTAAGTGGAGAAGAGCAAAAAAAGTATATTGGCATTATAGAGAAAAGTGGAGGGCGCATGCTTAATATCATCAACGATATTGTCAATATTTCAAAGCTTGAAGCTGGATTAATGGAAGTAGAGAACCATCAATCCAACATCAATGAGCAAATAGAATATATTTATACTTTCTTTAAACCTGAGGTAGAAGAAAAAGGCTTGCACCTTTCGTTTAAAAATGAATTAGAAAACAGTGAATCTATAATAAATACCGACCGAGAAAAAGTATTTGCTATTTTAACCAACTTAGTTAAAAATGCTATTAAATATAGCGAAGAAGGCTCCATAGAATTTGGTTATAAAGTAAAAAAAGATAAAGCGATTTCTAAAATGGAGTTTTATGTTAAAGACACGGGAATTGGGATCCCTAAAGAGAGACAAAAAGCAATATTCGAAAGATTCATACAAGCAGATATTAGCAATCGATTTGCCATTCAAGGTGCAGGTTTAGGCTTATCCATCTCTAAAGCTTATGTGGAATTGTTAGGTGGAGAAATATGGGTGGAATCTGATGGAGAACATGCAAAAAAAGGAAGCACCTTTTATTTTACTCTTCCAATTCAAAAAAGCCAAATAATAGAAGAGTCTGACAAAAATGAAACTACTACAGCAAAACATTTAAATATTAACAAGCGCTTGAACATTTTAATAGTTGAGGACGACAAAGAATCTGAAGAACTTATTACAATAAGTGTGAGGAAATTAGCAAAAAATATCTATTATGCAAGAACAGGAACCGAAGCAGTTATGGCTTGTGTTAAAAATTCAGAAATTGATTTGGTTTTAATGGATATTCAGCTTCCAGAGATTAACGGCTATGAAGCCACTAAACAAATTCGGGAATTTAATAAAGAAATTATCATCATCGCACAAACGGCATATGCTATACAAGGTGATAAAGAAAAGTTCATCTCTATTGGTTGCAACGATTATATTTCAAAACCCATAAAAGCTAATGATTTAAGACAAATGATTATAAAACACATGAAGAAATAA